In the genome of Palaemon carinicauda isolate YSFRI2023 chromosome 15, ASM3689809v2, whole genome shotgun sequence, one region contains:
- the LOC137654784 gene encoding uncharacterized protein: MSASNVFSKLRRATPQVVNCFRGAQLYRRQRVTNEVYPPELIVLFTWLGAKQKYAYKFANCWTRRGHDVLHITTSVRDLLFPKTGAEVTASRVVDFLDNHDKNVIIHGLSVGSYLTQRVLLQARDATFRVTHQMFDSFTTCSGIEAGVENAVNPRYRELAKKGVKLYTRVADLSSINEAERFVLTTPCPTPVMFIHSMADKVAPYSEVVPIINAATKVCPVKLHIIPEEEKIPHVTIMKCLGEEKYMGMIYDFIEEYREPGLMGCTAEAKSSSSGMAESSNIAALS, encoded by the exons gtcgttAACTGCTTCCGCGGCGCACAGCTCTACCGTCGACAACGAGTAACTAATGAGGTTTATCCACCTGAGTTGATTGTCCTCTTCACGTGGCTTGGTGCCAAACAAAAATACGCTTACAAGTTTGCTAACTGTTGGACTCGAAGAGGACATGATGTCCTTCATATCACCACATCTGTCAGAGACTTGCTTTTTCCAAAGACTGGAGCAGAA GTAACGGCTTCTCGAGTAGTGGATTTCCTGGATAATCACGACAAAAATGTTATCATTCATGGACTGAGTGTAGGCAGTTACCTCACACAGCGTGTTCTCCTACAGGCCAGGGATGCCACATTCCGTGTCACACATCAGATGTTTGACAGCTTCA caaCATGTTCTGGTATTGAGGCTGGTGTTGAAAATGCAGTGAATCCTAGATATAGAGAATTAGCCAAGAAAGGTGTCAA gTTATACACAAGGGTTGCTGATTTGTCAAGCATAAACGAGGCCGAGAGATTTGTATTAACTACACCATGCCCAACACCTGTGATGTTTATTCACAG TATGGCAGATAAAGTTGCTCCCTATTCAGAAGTGGTGCCTATCATTAATGCAGCAACAAAAGTTTGTCCAGTTAAATTGCACATAATACCAGAAGAGGAAAAAATACCTCATGTTACAATCATGAAATGCTTAGGAGAAGAAAAGTATATGGGTATGATTTATGATTTCATAG aGGAATACAGAGAACCTGGTTTAATGGGCTGCACAGCAGAAGCAAAGTCATCCTCTTCTGGAATGGCAGAGTCATCAAACATTGCTGCATTGAGTTAA